A genomic region of Oryza glaberrima chromosome 1, OglaRS2, whole genome shotgun sequence contains the following coding sequences:
- the LOC127761944 gene encoding uncharacterized protein LOC127761944, with amino-acid sequence MAAVASPALRLRPRPRTAAPSPPRCRLSSSAYSYSKFARSLPIQRVNGGRMQHLDALKGHALRRYGNHDGRFHIKRITSFAAMDKQESITSPTTDALPVEETDNSTEDSPASGSSSYFTERGNGKSGFISFQGSSYQMKSVESVPHPGKEASRLVWFVGPTILVAFLVLPSLYLRRVLSAVFEDSLLTDFLILFFTEALFYGGVAIFVLLIDKVWRPLQQVAPKSYIWSKSRFFRISSVTTMVLSLMIPLLTMGMVWPWTGPAASATLAPYLVGLVVQFAFEQYARHRKSPSWPVIPIIFKIYRLHQLNRAAQLVTALTFSVRGTEATNQTLAIMNSLGALLTVLQILGVICVWSLSSFLMRFLPSSDIPDP; translated from the exons ATGGCCGCCGTCGCGAGCCCCGCCCTCCGGCTCAGGCCCCGCCCCCggaccgccgcgccgtcgcctcctcgctgccgcctcAGCTCCTCCGCTTACTCGTATTCCAAG TTTGCAAGGTCATTGCCAATTCAGAGAGTAAATGGGGGTAGAATGCAGCACTTGGACGCCCTAAAAG GCCACGCTTTAAGAAGATACGGCAACCACGATGGAAGGTTTCATATCAAGCGAATTACTTCCTTCGCTGCTATGGACAAACAGGAGTCAATTACTTCACCTACCACAGATGCGTTGCCGGTAGAAGAGACCGATAATAGCACTGAAGATTCCCCTGCGTCTGGTAGCTCCTCCTATTTTACTGAGAGGGGTAATGGAAAATCAGGGTTCATCTCATTTCAAGGCAGTAGTTATCAGATGAAAAGTGTGGAGAGTGTGCCACATCCTGGCAAGGAAGCGTCTAGATTAGTTTGGTTTGTTGGTCCAACTATCCTTGTGGCCTTCTTGGTTCTTCCATCGCTTTACTTGCGCAGAGTACTCTCAGCTGTGTTTGAGGATTCCTTGTTGACAG ATTTTCTTATACTATTCTTTACCGAGGCTCTATTTTATGGAGGAGTCGCAATTTTTGTCCTGTTGATTGATAAAGTCTGGAGGCCTTTGCAGCAAGTAGCTCCTAAGAGTTATATCTGGTCAAAATCCAGATTTTTCCGTATTTCTTCAGTAACAACGATGGTTTTGAGCTTGATGATACCGCTTTTGACCATGGGAATGGTCTGGCCCTGGACTGGACCAGCAGCTTCAGCTACTCTTGCCCCTTATCTGGTTGGTCTTGTTGTACAATTCGCATTCGAGCAGTATGCACGGCATCGGAAATCACCTTCTTGGCCAGTTATCCCTATCATCTTTAAG ATCTACAGGCTTCACCAACTGAACAGGGCAGCTCAGCTGGTGACAGCACTCACCTTTTCTGTTAGAGGAACAGAGGCAACAAACCAAACCTTGGCTATCATGAACTCCTTAGGAGCATTATTGACTGTCCTTCAGATTCTTGGGGTTATCTGCGTATGGTCTCTATCGAGTTTCCTAATGAGGTTTCTTCCCTCTTCAGACATTCCAGACCCTTAA
- the LOC127765882 gene encoding F-box/kelch-repeat protein At1g23390-like → MVALEMCAGVGVRGHELKHGRQRHEEVGSEVAGDGVASLAEMDLYGDVLESVVERVPAADLAASARVSREWLRAVRAALRRRPRRLPWLVVHLHGRRRRTAAYDPHSGAWVTVPAARHDTPSHVRLVRGAGGDRVCALSLSGLAVSGDPLGKDVCVALKAPGVWRVDPVFAAVGDRVVALGGACQLALGEGEDASVVEVHESGSWTACGPMPAELRESAAATWLSVAATDQRVYLTDRSTGWASWFDPAKQQWGPTCRLRPDATVSTWGLAPGRGGAERLVLFGAKRCGRAEQAKSRVVIQAWEVDGDGLALSRGAAHDTMPGEMSERLFPRDEDGDEEDEEEMSPSIGVCGNAAGGYVYNAADPAIGAVLYELRDGVGSALERWEWVPCAPSVEAEPLGRFILACSPVGLDELARGQPSACTAAQ, encoded by the coding sequence ATGGTGGCGTTGGAGATGTGTGCGGGAGTGGGAGTTCGGGGTCACGAGTTGAAGCatgggcggcagcggcacgaGGAGGTGGGGAGTGAGGTCGCGGGAGACGGCGTGGCGTCGCTCGCGGAGATGGACCTGTACGGCGACGTGCTCGAGTCGGTGGTGGAGCGCGTGCCGGCGGCCGATCTCGCCGCATCGGCGCGGGTGTCGCGGGAGTGGCTCCGCGCGGTGCGCgccgcgctgcggcggcggccccggCGGCTGCCCTGGCTCGTGGTCCAcctccatggccggcggcgccgcaccGCGGCGTACGACCCGCACTCGGGCGCGTGGGTCACCGTGCCAGCAGCGCGCCACGACACGCCGTCGCACGTCCGCCTGGTGCGGGGCGCGGGCGGGGACCGCGTCTGCGCGCTCTCCCTCTCCGGGCTCGCCGTGTCCGGGGACCCCCTCGGGAAGGACGTGTGCGTCGCGCTGAAGGCCCCCGGCGTGTGGCGCGTCGACCCGGTGTTCGCCGCGGTGGGTGACCGCGTCGTCGCCCTCGGCGGCGCGTGCCAGTTGGCGctgggcgagggcgaggacgccTCGGTGGTGGAGGTACACGAAAGCGGCAGCTGGACGGCCTGCGGTCCGATGCCAGCCGAGCTGCGGGagtcagcggcggcgacgtggctcTCGGTGGCCGCGACGGATCAGCGAGTGTACCTCACAGACAGATCCACCGGGTGGGCAAGCTGGTTCGATCCGGCGAAGCAGCAGTGGGGACCCAcctgccgcctccgccctgaCGCCACCGTCTCCACATGGGGCCTCGcccccggccgcggcggcgccgagcggcTCGTCCTGTTCGGAGCGAAGCGCTGCGGTAGAGCCGAGCAAGCGAAGAGCAGAGTCGTCATCCAAGCGTGGGAAGTGGACGGCGACGGCCTCGCGCTGTCCCGTGGCGCGGCGCACGACACGATGCCGGGGGAGATGTCCGAGAGGCTGTTCCCccgcgacgaggacggcgatgaggaggacgaaGAGGAGATGTCGCCGTCGATCGGGGTGTGCGGCAACGCCGCCGGAGGGTACGTGTACAATGCGGCCGACCCGGCAATCGGAGCCGTGCTCTACGAGCTACGTGACGGGGTGGGCAGCGCCTTGGAGCGATGGGAGTGGGTGCCGTGCGCGCCCTCGGTCGAGGCCGAGCCGTTGGGACGCTTCATCCTCGCGTGTTCGCCGGTGGGGCTGGACGAGCTCGCGCGTGGTCAACCATCCGCATGTACAGCCGCACAGTGA
- the LOC127760171 gene encoding chloride channel protein CLC-e isoform X2 gives MRCLSQFMAPPSVAPCPARVLLVSTPSPPSLSRRRPAGRRCGGGDGGARLRTIRCGAATEEEDGDRRGERVEAAWEEEVAAPGRDLVTLAACLVGLLSGVSVVLFNLSVHEIRDLFWDGIPLRGASWLREESIGEIWQRVILVPVSGGIIVGVLNTLRSSIATNSNDTMSKIKGAFRPFLKAMAASFTLGTGNSLGPEGPSVEIGSSIAKGFGNVFKLEGGKKLSLVAAGSAAGIASGFNAAVAGCFFAVESVLWPTSVDSSSLSNSTPMVILSAVIASVVSEIGLGSDPAFTVPEYDFRSPTELPLYLLLGIFCGLVSTTLSRCTALSMEIVESLQTATGLPKAASPALGGLIVGLLALVYPEVLYWGFENVDILLESRPFTSGLSAAVLVQLIGVKVLATSLCRAFGLVGGYYAPSLFIGAATGMAYGKVMRFTFTGPDSLFQIPFLDVASPQAYGLVGMAATLAGVCKRFSRSNRSKPDSSEVKSSNFKQEKSVPSQTQGASVDTDKPITDLCKLESSLCVYDAKHENFQENLTVAEAMKTKYISVSKTTPVVEALNLMLVEKQPFVMIIESNRSLIGLVTLKDIQDFCRTAKTTRVQTEEPVQTYVCGAVKCKMWPVTPQTSLTTVEKIMDSYGVDQLPVVSEHVDRQDRGLLVGFVDKEGIAIARRAVATKDLLSFTSEIKGDR, from the exons ATGAGATGCCTCTCCCAATTCATGGCGCCGCCGTCCGTGGCACCCTGTCCCGCGCGTGTCCTCCTCGTCTCGACCCCATCCCCGCCTtctctctcccgccgccgcccggcagGTCGCCGCTGCGGTGGCGGGGACGGGGGCGCGCGCCTCCGGACCATCCGATGCGGCGCGGCgaccgaggaggaggacggggaccGGCGGGGTGAGCGGGTGGAGGCGGcctgggaggaggaggtggcggcgcccggCCGTGACCTCGTCACGCTCGCCGCCTGCCTCGTCGGGCTCCTCAGTGGCGTCTCCGTCGTCCTCTTCAACCTCTCG GTTCATGAAATACGTGATCTCTTTTGGGACGGCATACCATTGAGAGGCGCTTCATGGCTAAGGGAGGAGTCCATCGGTGAAATCTGGCAGAGAGTGATACTTGTTCCAGTCAGTGGAGGCATTATAGTTGGAGTGTTAAACACATTAAGAAGTTCTATAGCAACCAACTCAAATGACACTATGTCTAAGATAAAAGGTGCCTTTAGGCCATTTTTGAAAGCCATGGCAGCATCTTTTACTCTTGGAACTGGAAATTCTTTGGGGCCTGAGGGTCCAAGTGTGGAGATTGGTTCATCTATAGCCAAAGGATTTGGAAATGTGTTTAAGTTGGAAGGAGGGAAAAAACTTTCTCTTGTGGCAGCTGGATCAGCAGCTGGAATCGCATCAG GTTTTAATGCTGCTGTTGCCGGGTGCTTTTTCGCCGTGGAATCTGTTTTGTGGCCTACTTCTGTTGACTCATCATCCCTTTCCAACTCAACACCTATGGTGATACTCAGTGCAGTGATAGCGTCTGTTGTTTCAGAGATTGGTCTTGGTTCTGATCCTGCTTTTACCGTTCCAGAATATGATTTCCGCTCGCCAACAG AACTTCCTCTATATCTTTTGCTGGGCATCTTCTGTGGGTTGGTGTCTACTACACTATCTAGGTGTACAGCACTTTCTATGGAGATAGTTGAAAGTTTACAAACGGCAACCGGATTACCAAAGGCTGCATCTCCTGCCTTGGGTGGCCTTATTGTTGGTCTTCTAGCCCTTGTATACCCTGAAGTTCTTTATTGGGGCTTTGAAAACGTTGATATTTTGCTGGAATCACGACCATTCACAAGTGGACTCTCAGCAGCTGTATTGGTTCAGCTCATTGGAGTAAAAGTATTGGCGACATCTTTGTGCAGGGCTTTTGGATTGGTTGGAGGCTATTATGCACCATCCCTTTTTATTGGTGCAGCTACAGGCATGGCGTATGGAAAGGTCATGAGGTTTACATTTACTGGCCCGGATTCACTGTTCCAAATCCCGTTCCTAGATGTGGCGTCACCTCAAGCATATGGCCTG GTAGGTATGGCAGCCACGCTTGCTGGTGTATGCAAG AGGTTCTCTAGGAGCAATAGGAGTAAGCCGGATTCCTCAGAGGTGAAATCAAGTAATTTTAAACAGGAAAAAAGTGTGCCCTCCCAGACACAAGGAGCTTCTGTGGATACAGATAAGCCTATTACCGACCTATGTAAGCTTGAAAGTTCACTGTGTGTCTATGATGCCAAGCATGAGAATTTTCAGGAAAATCTTACTGTTGCAGAGGCTATGAAGACTAAATATATTTCTGTTTCAAAGACAACTCCAGTAGTTGAGGCACTAAATCTTATGCTTGTGGAAAAGCAACCGTTTGTTATGATAATTGAGAGCAACAGATCTCTAATAGGCTTGGTAACTCTCAAAGATATCCAGGATTTCTGCAGAACTGCGAAAACTACCAGGGTACAGACTGAG GAACCTGTACAAACTTATGTTTGTGGAGCCGTTAAGTGTAAAATGTGGCCTGTGACACCTCAGACATCTCTAACTACTGTTGAAAAGATCATGGATTCTTATGGAGTGGATCAACTTCCAGTAGTTTCAGAACATGTTGATCGTCAAGATAGAGGACTCTTGGTTGGTTTTGTAGATAAAGAAGGCATTGCCATTGCTCGAAG AGCTGTAGCAACAAAAGATCTTTTGAGTTTTACATCTGAGATAAAGGGGGATAGATGA
- the LOC127760171 gene encoding chloride channel protein CLC-e isoform X1, translated as MRCLSQFMAPPSVAPCPARVLLVSTPSPPSLSRRRPAGRRCGGGDGGARLRTIRCGAATEEEDGDRRGERVEAAWEEEVAAPGRDLVTLAACLVGLLSGVSVVLFNLSVHEIRDLFWDGIPLRGASWLREESIGEIWQRVILVPVSGGIIVGVLNTLRSSIATNSNDTMSKIKGAFRPFLKAMAASFTLGTGNSLGPEGPSVEIGSSIAKGFGNVFKLEGGKKLSLVAAGSAAGIASGFNAAVAGCFFAVESVLWPTSVDSSSLSNSTPMVILSAVIASVVSEIGLGSDPAFTVPEYDFRSPTELPLYLLLGIFCGLVSTTLSRCTALSMEIVESLQTATGLPKAASPALGGLIVGLLALVYPEVLYWGFENVDILLESRPFTSGLSAAVLVQLIGVKVLATSLCRAFGLVGGYYAPSLFIGAATGMAYGKVMRFTFTGPDSLFQIPFLDVASPQAYGLVGMAATLAGVCKVPLTSVLLLFELTQDYRIVLPLLGAVGVSSWIASPQRFSRSNRSKPDSSEVKSSNFKQEKSVPSQTQGASVDTDKPITDLCKLESSLCVYDAKHENFQENLTVAEAMKTKYISVSKTTPVVEALNLMLVEKQPFVMIIESNRSLIGLVTLKDIQDFCRTAKTTRVQTEEPVQTYVCGAVKCKMWPVTPQTSLTTVEKIMDSYGVDQLPVVSEHVDRQDRGLLVGFVDKEGIAIARRAVATKDLLSFTSEIKGDR; from the exons ATGAGATGCCTCTCCCAATTCATGGCGCCGCCGTCCGTGGCACCCTGTCCCGCGCGTGTCCTCCTCGTCTCGACCCCATCCCCGCCTtctctctcccgccgccgcccggcagGTCGCCGCTGCGGTGGCGGGGACGGGGGCGCGCGCCTCCGGACCATCCGATGCGGCGCGGCgaccgaggaggaggacggggaccGGCGGGGTGAGCGGGTGGAGGCGGcctgggaggaggaggtggcggcgcccggCCGTGACCTCGTCACGCTCGCCGCCTGCCTCGTCGGGCTCCTCAGTGGCGTCTCCGTCGTCCTCTTCAACCTCTCG GTTCATGAAATACGTGATCTCTTTTGGGACGGCATACCATTGAGAGGCGCTTCATGGCTAAGGGAGGAGTCCATCGGTGAAATCTGGCAGAGAGTGATACTTGTTCCAGTCAGTGGAGGCATTATAGTTGGAGTGTTAAACACATTAAGAAGTTCTATAGCAACCAACTCAAATGACACTATGTCTAAGATAAAAGGTGCCTTTAGGCCATTTTTGAAAGCCATGGCAGCATCTTTTACTCTTGGAACTGGAAATTCTTTGGGGCCTGAGGGTCCAAGTGTGGAGATTGGTTCATCTATAGCCAAAGGATTTGGAAATGTGTTTAAGTTGGAAGGAGGGAAAAAACTTTCTCTTGTGGCAGCTGGATCAGCAGCTGGAATCGCATCAG GTTTTAATGCTGCTGTTGCCGGGTGCTTTTTCGCCGTGGAATCTGTTTTGTGGCCTACTTCTGTTGACTCATCATCCCTTTCCAACTCAACACCTATGGTGATACTCAGTGCAGTGATAGCGTCTGTTGTTTCAGAGATTGGTCTTGGTTCTGATCCTGCTTTTACCGTTCCAGAATATGATTTCCGCTCGCCAACAG AACTTCCTCTATATCTTTTGCTGGGCATCTTCTGTGGGTTGGTGTCTACTACACTATCTAGGTGTACAGCACTTTCTATGGAGATAGTTGAAAGTTTACAAACGGCAACCGGATTACCAAAGGCTGCATCTCCTGCCTTGGGTGGCCTTATTGTTGGTCTTCTAGCCCTTGTATACCCTGAAGTTCTTTATTGGGGCTTTGAAAACGTTGATATTTTGCTGGAATCACGACCATTCACAAGTGGACTCTCAGCAGCTGTATTGGTTCAGCTCATTGGAGTAAAAGTATTGGCGACATCTTTGTGCAGGGCTTTTGGATTGGTTGGAGGCTATTATGCACCATCCCTTTTTATTGGTGCAGCTACAGGCATGGCGTATGGAAAGGTCATGAGGTTTACATTTACTGGCCCGGATTCACTGTTCCAAATCCCGTTCCTAGATGTGGCGTCACCTCAAGCATATGGCCTG GTAGGTATGGCAGCCACGCTTGCTGGTGTATGCAAGGTGCCTCTTACATCTGTCCTCCTACTGTTTGAGCTTACTCAGGACTATCGTATAGTTTTACCTTTGCTTGGTGCTGTTGGAGTATCATCTTGGATTGCTTCTCCCCAGAGGTTCTCTAGGAGCAATAGGAGTAAGCCGGATTCCTCAGAGGTGAAATCAAGTAATTTTAAACAGGAAAAAAGTGTGCCCTCCCAGACACAAGGAGCTTCTGTGGATACAGATAAGCCTATTACCGACCTATGTAAGCTTGAAAGTTCACTGTGTGTCTATGATGCCAAGCATGAGAATTTTCAGGAAAATCTTACTGTTGCAGAGGCTATGAAGACTAAATATATTTCTGTTTCAAAGACAACTCCAGTAGTTGAGGCACTAAATCTTATGCTTGTGGAAAAGCAACCGTTTGTTATGATAATTGAGAGCAACAGATCTCTAATAGGCTTGGTAACTCTCAAAGATATCCAGGATTTCTGCAGAACTGCGAAAACTACCAGGGTACAGACTGAG GAACCTGTACAAACTTATGTTTGTGGAGCCGTTAAGTGTAAAATGTGGCCTGTGACACCTCAGACATCTCTAACTACTGTTGAAAAGATCATGGATTCTTATGGAGTGGATCAACTTCCAGTAGTTTCAGAACATGTTGATCGTCAAGATAGAGGACTCTTGGTTGGTTTTGTAGATAAAGAAGGCATTGCCATTGCTCGAAG AGCTGTAGCAACAAAAGATCTTTTGAGTTTTACATCTGAGATAAAGGGGGATAGATGA
- the LOC127759903 gene encoding uncharacterized protein At1g15400-like, protein MAGLQRSSETFRRSGSSGMVWEDKLQQSGELGGKAEAPAPAARAAAQRSGSSGHGGYKAGHVQPALDPPSPRVAACGFCNLFGKDKHHQARPRGGASAKSRRR, encoded by the coding sequence ATGGCGGGGCTGCAGCGATCGAGCGAGACTTTCCGGCGGTCGGGGTCGTCGGGGATGGTGTGGGAGGACAAGCTGCAGCAGTCGGGGGAGCTCGGGGGCAAGGccgaggcgccggcgccggccgcgcgggcggcggcgcagcggagcGGCTCGAGCGGGCACGGCGGGTACAAGGCGGGGCACGTGCAGCCGGCGCTGGACCCGCCCTccccgcgcgtcgccgcctGCGGCTTCTGCAACCTCTTCGGCAAGGACAAGCATCATCAGGcgcgcccgcgcggcggcgccagcgccaaGAGCCGGCGCCGCTGA
- the LOC127766575 gene encoding germin-like protein 1-2, with amino-acid sequence MASSRSVVLRVLVAVAVVAAAGAPRLAVADSPPLQDICVADLRAATAVDGFPCKPTASVVSDDFFCDAIVQAPSTSNPFGVNSTRATVSAFPGLNTLGLSITRTDLAPGGLNPPHSHPRASELVLVLSGEVMVGFTTAANRLFSKVVREKELFVVPRGLQHFQLNVGAGNASFVAMFDSQSPGLVTPTFALFATQPAMPMEVLAKTFLMDEDEVGAIKSKFAGF; translated from the coding sequence ATGGCGTCGTCTCGCTCCGTCGTGCTCCGGGTGCTGGTCGCGGTGGCCGTCGTGGCAGCAGCCGGGgcgccgcgcctcgccgtcgcggacTCGCCGCCGCTTCAGGACATCTGCGTGGCCGACCTGCGGGCGGCGACAGCGGTCGACGGGTTCCCGTGCAAGCCGACGGCGTCCGTGGTGAGCGACGACTTCTTCTGCGACGCCATCGTCCAGGCGCCCAGCACGAGCAACCCGTTCGGCGTCAACTCCACGCGCGCCACGGTGTCCGCGTTCCCCGGCCTGAACACGCTGGGCCTCTCCATCACGCGCACCGACCTCGCGCCCGGCGGCCTCAACCCGCCGCACTCGCACCCGCGCGCCTCGGAGCTCGTGCTCGTGCTCAGCGGCGAGGTCATGGTGGGGTTCACCACGGCGGCCAACCGGCTCTTCTCCAAGGTGGTCAGGGAGAAGGAGCTCTTCGTCGTGCCCCGCGGCCTGCAGCACTTCCAGCTCAACGTCGGCGCCGGCAACGCGTCGTTCGTCGCCATGTTCGACAGCCAGTCGCCCGGCCTCGTCACGCCGACCTTCGCGCTCTTCGCGACCCAGCCGGCCATGCCGATGGAGGTGCTCGCCAAGACGTTTCTCATGGACGAGGATGAAGTGGGCGCCATCAAATCTAAGTTCGCCGGCTTCTGA
- the LOC127766584 gene encoding late embryogenesis abundant protein 14, translating to MASQQERASYHAGETKARAEEKTGRIMGTAQEKAREAKDTASDAAGRAMGRGHGAKEATKEKAYETKDATKEKAYEAKDAASDATGRAMDKGRGAAGATRDKAYDAKDRAADTAQSAADRARDGAGQTGSYIGQTAEAAKQKAAGAAQYAKETAIAGKDKTGAVLQQAGEQVKSVAVGAKDAVMYTLGMSGDNKNNAAAGKDTSTYKPGTGSDYQ from the exons ATGGCTTCTCAGCAGGAACGGGCTAGCTACCACGCCGGCGAGACCAAGGCCCGCGCCGAG GAGAAGACGGGGCGCATAATGGGCACGGCGCAGGAGAAGGCGCGGGAGGCCAAGGACACGGCGTCCGACGCCGCGGGGCGCGCGATGGGCAGGGGACACGGCGCCAAGGAGGCGACCAAGGAGAAGGCGTACGAGACCAAGGACGCGACCAAGGAGAAGGCGTACGAGGCAAAGGACGCGGCCTCCGACGCCACCGGCCGCGCCATGGACAAgggccgcggcgccgcgggcgCCACGAGGGACAAGGCGTACGATGCCAAGGACAGGGCGGCTGACACGGCGCAgtccgccgccgaccgcgcccgCGACGGCGCCGGGCAGACCGGGAGCTACATTGGACAGACCGCCGAGGCCGCCAAGCAGAAagcggccggcgccgcgcaGTACGCCAAGGAGACCGCGATCGCCGGCAAGGACAAGACCGGCGCCGTGCTCCAGCAG GCAGGGGAGCAGGTGAAGAGCGTGGCGGTGGGGGCGAAGGACGCGGTGATGTACACGCTCGGGATGTCAGGCGATAACAAGAACAACGCCGCTGCCGGCAAGGACACCAGCACCTACAAGCCTGGAACTGGGAGTGACTACCAGTAA